One region of Bubalus kerabau isolate K-KA32 ecotype Philippines breed swamp buffalo chromosome 6, PCC_UOA_SB_1v2, whole genome shotgun sequence genomic DNA includes:
- the SSR2 gene encoding translocon-associated protein subunit beta isoform X1 encodes MCMMRLLAFAVLALFAVTQAEEGARLLASKSLLNRYAVEGRDLTLQYNIYNVGSSAALDVELSDDSFPPEDFGIVSGMLNVKWDRIAPASNVSHTVVLRPLKAGYFNFTSATVTYLAQEDGPVVIGFTSAPGQGGILAQREFDRRFSPHFLDWAAFGVMTLPSIGVPLLLWYSSKRKYDTPKTKKN; translated from the exons ATGTGCATG atgaGGCTGCTGGCATTCGCGGTGTTGGCTCTATTTGCTGTCACTCAAGCAGAGGAAGGAGCCAGGCTTTTGGCTTCCAAATCACTGCTGAACAGATATGCTGTGGAGGGCCGAGACCTGACCCTACAGTACAACATTTACAACGTCGGCTCAAG TGCTGCATTAGATGTGGAATTATCTGATGATTCCTTCCCTCCAGAAGACTTTGGCATTGTCTCTGGAATGCTCAACGTCAAATGGGACCGGATTGCTCC TGCGAGCAACGTCTCCCACACCGTGGTCCTGCGCCCTCTCAAGGCTGGTTATTTCAACTTCACCTCCGCAACTGTGACATACCTGGCCCAGGAGGATGGGCCTGTTGTG atcGGCTTTACCAGTGCACCTGGACAGGGAGGAATCCTGGCTCAGCGGGAGTTTGATCGAAGATTCTCCCCCCATTTT CTGGACTGGGCAGCCTTCGGGGTCATGACCCTCCCTTCTATCGGCGTCCCCCTCCTGTTGTGGTACTCCAGCAAGAGGAAATATGACACCCCCAAAACCAAGAAGAACTGA
- the SSR2 gene encoding translocon-associated protein subunit beta isoform X2, translated as MRLLAFAVLALFAVTQAEEGARLLASKSLLNRYAVEGRDLTLQYNIYNVGSSAALDVELSDDSFPPEDFGIVSGMLNVKWDRIAPASNVSHTVVLRPLKAGYFNFTSATVTYLAQEDGPVVIGFTSAPGQGGILAQREFDRRFSPHFLDWAAFGVMTLPSIGVPLLLWYSSKRKYDTPKTKKN; from the exons atgaGGCTGCTGGCATTCGCGGTGTTGGCTCTATTTGCTGTCACTCAAGCAGAGGAAGGAGCCAGGCTTTTGGCTTCCAAATCACTGCTGAACAGATATGCTGTGGAGGGCCGAGACCTGACCCTACAGTACAACATTTACAACGTCGGCTCAAG TGCTGCATTAGATGTGGAATTATCTGATGATTCCTTCCCTCCAGAAGACTTTGGCATTGTCTCTGGAATGCTCAACGTCAAATGGGACCGGATTGCTCC TGCGAGCAACGTCTCCCACACCGTGGTCCTGCGCCCTCTCAAGGCTGGTTATTTCAACTTCACCTCCGCAACTGTGACATACCTGGCCCAGGAGGATGGGCCTGTTGTG atcGGCTTTACCAGTGCACCTGGACAGGGAGGAATCCTGGCTCAGCGGGAGTTTGATCGAAGATTCTCCCCCCATTTT CTGGACTGGGCAGCCTTCGGGGTCATGACCCTCCCTTCTATCGGCGTCCCCCTCCTGTTGTGGTACTCCAGCAAGAGGAAATATGACACCCCCAAAACCAAGAAGAACTGA